The genomic interval CCTCGCGTTCCGTGGCGCGTTGCGCCACGTGTGCGATGCGTGGGACCGGATTCGAACTTCCGCCGTTTCGCTTCGCTTACGGCGACATTCGCGATTGGCCATGCCAATCGCTCATCGGCGGACCCCGACGGGACAGCGCCCATTTCCGGGGCAGTCGCTCTTGGGAAGTAGTTTCCTGTAGAAGTTATGCGTGGGTGATGTCCTCGAAGGGAAATCACCTGCATCGTTGTGCTCGGCGGTTACACCGCCTCGCTATTGGTGGACTACGTCCACCCGTGCGATGCGTGGGACCGGATTCGAACCGGCGGACCCCTACGGGACAGCGCCCTCAACGCTGCGCCGTTGGCCTGGCTTGGCTACCCACGCTCGCTGTGTCTTTCTTTTCCGCACTCATTCGTATCCAGTGTGATTATAAAAGCCCTTTCCTTTGTCTCCGGGCCTGCGGTGGGGTCACAGGGGACTCAACGGAGCGGTGATTTCAAATGCATCAGTTGCCAACAGCTACCATGGCTAAATACTCGACCGGTTCGTCTTCCAGTGGCGGTGGAACGAACTGCGAACTCTGCGGTGCCGAAAGCAACTCGCTCCGTCTGGCCTCGGTCGCGGGTGCCGAACTCGAGGTCTGCCCAGATTGTGCGCCCCACGACGACAACCAGAAGCAAAGCGGGTCGCGCGGGTCGGGCCCGGGTGCTGGCTCCGGTTCCGGCGCAGGAGCAGGCTCGTCCGGGCAGAGTGAGGACCAAAATCGCAAGAAGAAGGCGGCACAAAACGTCGCGAAGGCAAACCCAGTCTGGGATGGCGACTCCGAGCACTGGGAGAAAGAGGGCACGAACTACAACGACGATCCACTGCCGTATCTCGTCTCTGACTACGGCGAGAGCCTCATCGAGGCACGACAGGACGCCGGCCTCAAGCGCGAGGAACTCGCCGAGGAACTCGGCGCGCGCGAGAAAGACCTCCTCGCCGTCGAACAGGGTCGCGCAACGCAGGCCGGCATCGGCGGCGGGCTGATCGACGCACTCGAGGAGCGCCTCGACGTGGAACTGGCGGAGTAACCCCAACTGCGGGACGCGACAGGCGACAAGTCCCGGCTATCGGCGAGCAGACTTTTAGTACCGGGCCGCGCAGTCATACCGATGACCGGGCAACGGGCAGCAGCGGAGCCCTACACCACACGGTTCGAGACGGAAGTCACCGCCGTCGACGGACGAACGGTCTGGCTCGAGCGCAGCTATTTCTACGGAGCAAGCGGCGGCCAGCCCGCCGATCAGGGTCGCATCGCAGATACCGAGGTTGTCGACGTCGAGTACGTCGACGGCACGCAGGTTCACGTGCTGGCCGACGAACCCGCGCTTCGGGCGGGCCAGCGCGTACTGTGTTCGATTGACTGGTCGTTTCGAATGTACTGCATGCGCGCACACACCGCGAGTCACGCACTCTATGGCGCGGCTAGAACACTGCTCGAGGACCTCGAGTACGGCGGCCTCGCGTTCGATGGCGAGGACGCAGTTCGAGTGACACTCGAGACGACGACAGCGGTCGACGACGAGACGATGCTCGCACTGAACGAGCGCCTCAATCGCGTCGTCTGGGAGTCCCGACCAGTATCGTGGGACTCAATCCCGCTCGCGGAGGCGCGCGAGCGCGACGACGTTGTATTGACTGACGCAACCGAGGAGAGCGCCCGCAACAACGGGCGCGTGCGAGTCGTGACGATTGGCTCTGCCGACGAGAACGGCAACGGGTCCGGAACGAGTCGACTCAGTGGCGGCTTTACGGTCGGGAACGGCGGTGAGCCGTGGGACGTCGCGGCGTGCGGTGGGACCCACGTCAGAAACACGCGCGAGATCGGCCCCGTTACGATTCTCAGTCGGGCACCGACTGCAGATGGCGCACTCGAGATCGAACTCGCAGTCGGTCAGCGAGCAATTGAACAGCGGACGGCTGAAAAGCGGGCCGCCCTCACCGCGACGCGGACGCTCGAGGCGAGTGTTGACGCCGTTCCGTCCGCACTCGAGCGCGAATACGACCACGACCCCACCGGACCGGAGTCGTACACCGACGACTAGCAAATTCTGACGTAGTATCACACCACACATTTTAGCGTGGCGCGTGAGGCCTCGAGTATGACTGATCGAGACTCGAATTCGGATCGCAATCGAGAACAGACTACTCTCGAGTTCGAAAGCGGCGACGGGTCCTCACATCCCGGCCCCCCGCGATTCGTCACCGTTGGCGAGAGTTTTGTCAATCCGAACGGCAACGACATGGAGACGCGTGATGAACTCGCACCGTGGAATCCGCGCGGTGATGCGTCCTACTCCTGGCACGTCCGCGACGCACCCGCAGACTCGAGTGCAACGCCAACAGCAGCCCCCATCACTGAGTTCGTCCCCGACGTTCCCGGCACGTACACGCTCGCACTCGAGGCTCCCGACGGAACCCACGAGCTAACCGTTCGAGCGTTTCCGGAGGCAGACGAGCGTGCGCCCCGTCCGCAGGTTTCACTTGAGGCGACGGTCACGGACGACCAGATTGCACTCGAGGCAACGGCGACCGTCACCGATGGATCTGATGCAGACCTCGAGGTCGAGTACTACGTAGACGACCGTGACGAGGCGACGATCAGTGCGGACGGGACGATTCCGACCGCCGAGATTACGGAGCCGGTTCGGGTCTACGCCGTCGCCGTCGGCGAGCGTCACTCAGTTCCCGACGCACTCGAGTTGGTGCCCGACGAGAGCGCCAACGCCGGTGTCCGCCTCGAGCAGCCGTTCGAAGCGCCAACGTGGGTCGAAAACGCACTGGTGTATGAAATCTTCACGCGCCGGTTTCCCGATCAGGACGAGCCAACCTTCCAGACGATTGCCGACCGCCTCGATCACCTCGAGTCACTCGGGGTTGACGTCCTTTGGTTAACGCCGTTTCTCGAGGCCGAAAGCGGCTTTGGAACACCGATGGACCGAGGTGGACCCCACGGTTACAACACGCGCGATTACTTCAGCCCGGATTCGGATCTGGGCTCGCTCGAGGACCTTGAGGCCCTCGTCGAGGCCTGTCACGACCGAGAGATTCGCGTCGTCTTCGACCTCGTCATCAACCACACGTCGGAGACGCACCCGTTCTACGAGGCCGCTGTCGATTCCTCCCATCCCGACCACGAGCGCTATCGCGACTGGTATCGCTGGGAGGACACAGACGAGCGCGAGCCGGACACCTACTTCGGCTGGGACGGGATTCCGAACCTCGATCACAGCAACCCGGCCGTCCGCGAGTACCTCCTCGAAGTGATCGACTTCTGGGCCCCGAAAGTCGACGGTTTCCGGACGGACGTCGCGTGGGGCGTCCCGCTTGGCTTCTGGACCGAAGTGCACGACCGACTCACGAGCGCCGACACCGACTTCTTCCTGCTCGACGAGACGCTGCCGTCCGACGTGGACATGGGTGGCGGCCGATTCCACATGCATCACGACGACGTGCTCCACGACACGCTCGAGGCGATTGGCGAGTGGGCAGGCGCTGCAGATGCAGCGGGGACGACTGACGCAGGCGATGCCGACGCCGGGCAGACCGAAATCAAGGCCGAAGCCGGAGCCACCGACGAAGAAGACGCCGTCGCCGACGAATTCACCGATTCCGCGGCGGGCATCGACACTGCGAGTGCCGATGCGATTCTCGAGGCGGTGGCAGAACGCGACCGTCGTGGCGGCCACCCGGACTCGCTGTGGCTGCAGTACGTCGAGAATCACGATACGGATCGGTATCTCACGCAATATGGCCGAGACGCGCAGAAAGCGGCCGCGGCGGCGACGTTCACACTCCCCGGCGTGCCGATGGTCTACTACGGGCAGGAAACCGGCCTCGAAACACGCCGCGAGCCGATGAACTGGGGTGCGTTCGACGACGACCTGCACACGTACTACGAACAGTTGAGCGACCTCCGACGCACACACTCGGCGCTACAGACTGACGCCACACTCGAGCGCATTGAGTACGACACCGAGACGGACGCCGCGGTCGCCTACGCGCGCGAAGACAAAAATGGGACCCGAGTTATCGTTGTGCTCCACTTCGGCGAAGGCGAGGCAACGGTCCGGTTCGACGAAGCAGTCGCGGAGACGGACCTCGTCACCGGATCGACGGTTACTCGGGCCGACACCGCCGCCAGCGAGGGGCTTTCCACCGGCGTCACTGTCGACACGGTCGCCGTGCTCGAGGTCACAGACGCAGACGCATAGTCACGGACACAGAGAGCGATTTTCAGCTGCTCGAGTTAGACCGATTACCGTGTCAGCGGGGGCTCGGTCTGTGACTGGGATGGCTCCTCGAGTGTCACGGCCGTTACGAGCCGCAGCGCGTGGGGCCAGCCAAGCGGCGTTGCGCTGTCGGGCGTCCCGTCATCGAAGAACTGCTCGGGGAGGTAGTTGCCATCGCTGCGGAGCGTTCCGTTGGGATCGACGAGTGCGAGGAGGTCGCGTGCGCGCTGGTCGAACGTCGATGCGGCGTCGTGAGTGTGTGCGTCCAGCAACTCGCTCAACTCGGCGGCGGCGTGTGCGCCCCAGGCAGTCGTCACCGTCCAGACCTTCGGGTCATCCTGATCCTGCACACGCCACGGGTCGTCTTCGAACCGTGCGATGCCCTCGATTGGGCCGGACGGATCGCGGTACAGCCCCTCAAGTGTCGTCTCGAAGTGACTGACGAGTCGGTCGATTCGCTCGGCCGACAGTGTCGTCTCCGGCAGAGCCGCGTACGCGGCGTGTGCCGATGCGAGCGCGAACGTACTCCCGTCGAGGCGGTCATCGAGTTCACCATCAGCAAGTCGGAGCGCATAGCATCCCCGGTCTGGCGTCCAGAGCAGATCGAGCGCCCTGTAGACGGTCTGGGCGCGCTCGGCTGCGTGCTGTCGTTTCTCGGGGTCGATCGGTGCCTGTGCAATCGTGGCGTACGCCTCGAGATAGGTCGCAACGGTGTGTGTAAAGAGCCCGGTCATGTTTTCCCAGGCGTTCTGGACGCGCTCGGGGAGCCCATCCTGCTCGAGCGTGTCATCGAGGCCCTCGAGCGCGCCCAGCAGTGCGTTTTCGACTGCTGCGCTGTTGCTGTCGACGCTCTGGAGATACTGCGCGAGATAGGTCGCGACGCTTGCGGTCTGGTCTGCCTGGTAGTCCGCATCGTCGGTCCCCGTCTCGAGGCGGCCATTCGCCCACCCTGGCGCGATGTCGCCGCTGCGGGGCCAAACGCGATGTGGCCAGGTTCCGTCCGGAAGTTGCGTTTCGGCGTAGAACTGCGCGCTCTGGCGGTGCCACTGCTCGAGACCAAGGTCGACGCGCTGGTCGGCCTCGAGTAGGAAAGAGGCAATTTCGGCGTCGTCTCGGAACCAGGTGTAGCCGTAGCCGCCGGAGTATCGGAAGAAGGGATCGAACTCGGGGCCGGCGATTCGTGCCCCGTTGGACGCACGCAACAGCGAGAGGACGCGGAGGTCCGCGAGTGCGCCGTCGATGTCGTTGTCATCCTCGAGTGCGGTGAGATCCGGCGTGTGTTCACGGGCCTGCACTCGCCCTGCCTCGAGGAGCGACTCACTGGTCGCGTACTGTGAGACGGCGGCTCGAATCCGCTCGAGTGCCTCGAGTCGATCACCGGTCCGAGCGCGAGAGTCAGTCAGCAGTGTTGCAATCGTCGTACTCGGTGTCGACCCGGCGAGGTCGGCATCGGCCAGGACGATTGGACTCAGTCGCGTCTCCTCGTAGCGCCCATCACCGTCGTCGTTGCGGGGAAACTCGACCGGCTCAGGCTCGAGAAGGGTCTCGAAATCGGCCGGCACCTGTCCGCTGATCTCGAGATCACTCGAGGCGGCGACGTAGTTTCGCTCGCGGTCGTGATAGATTTCGATAGCGTCGTCGTGGCGCAACTGGCCAGTCTGGCCGACTCGGCCCTCCGGAGCGAACGCGAGACAGGCCCGTATCGTCGGCTCGGAGAGCGTCTCACCGCCATCAGTGAGTTCGAAGTGTGTGAGGTGGACCGTCCCGACGGTCAGATCGTACTGGGTGATCGTCACATCCTCGAGGTCGTGGACGGTTTCGACGACGGCACTCGCACCGACATAGCGCTGTGTCCCATCCTCAAACCATTGGACGTCGCCGTCGTCGACGAGCCCAAATCGTGAGCGCTCGAGGCCGACGAGGCCACAGAGCGAATAGGAGTAGTCGCTGCTCGAGCCGTCGGGTGTGACGTGAACTAACCGGTCATCGAGTCCCGAAAACAGCCCTGTTGTCGACCGGCGCTCACCGGGAAACTGCCGACCGGTATCGTCGGCTCGCGTGCGTTTAGCGTCGTTGAGGGCGCTGTGGAGTGTCATCGTACTCGCTCGATTGCGACCAGCAGCTAAAAAGATTGTTGTAATAGTAGTTCTAACTTTAAGAGTGGCTGCGACAGCGAATCTTTTTTACACGGCACCCGCACGTTCGATGTACTGACTACCATGGATTCAGAGGGGCTCGCCGGACTACTCGAGCAATTTGGACTCTCCGAGAAGGAGATCGATACGTATCTCGCAATTCTCGACCACGGGGCATCGAAAGCAAGCACCATCGCGGACGCTGCCAACGTCTCGAAGCGGTACGTCTACAGCATCAGCGAGGAACTCGAGGAACGCGGGTTCGTCGAGGTTGATGACCATGCTGTGCCGACGGTCATTCGGCCAATCGACCCCGGAACAGTTGTTGACCGGCTGACCACGAGCGTCGAAGCGATGGAACCCGAGTTGCGCTCGCGGTATACAACAACGGATCAGCCGGCCGAGGAGTTCGAGGTCATCAAAGCCCGCCAGACCGTCCACAAGCGAATCA from Natronolimnobius sp. AArcel1 carries:
- a CDS encoding multiprotein-bridging factor 1 family protein; this translates as MAKYSTGSSSSGGGTNCELCGAESNSLRLASVAGAELEVCPDCAPHDDNQKQSGSRGSGPGAGSGSGAGAGSSGQSEDQNRKKKAAQNVAKANPVWDGDSEHWEKEGTNYNDDPLPYLVSDYGESLIEARQDAGLKREELAEELGAREKDLLAVEQGRATQAGIGGGLIDALEERLDVELAE
- a CDS encoding alanyl-tRNA editing protein → MTGQRAAAEPYTTRFETEVTAVDGRTVWLERSYFYGASGGQPADQGRIADTEVVDVEYVDGTQVHVLADEPALRAGQRVLCSIDWSFRMYCMRAHTASHALYGAARTLLEDLEYGGLAFDGEDAVRVTLETTTAVDDETMLALNERLNRVVWESRPVSWDSIPLAEARERDDVVLTDATEESARNNGRVRVVTIGSADENGNGSGTSRLSGGFTVGNGGEPWDVAACGGTHVRNTREIGPVTILSRAPTADGALEIELAVGQRAIEQRTAEKRAALTATRTLEASVDAVPSALEREYDHDPTGPESYTDD
- a CDS encoding alpha-amylase family glycosyl hydrolase, translated to MTDRDSNSDRNREQTTLEFESGDGSSHPGPPRFVTVGESFVNPNGNDMETRDELAPWNPRGDASYSWHVRDAPADSSATPTAAPITEFVPDVPGTYTLALEAPDGTHELTVRAFPEADERAPRPQVSLEATVTDDQIALEATATVTDGSDADLEVEYYVDDRDEATISADGTIPTAEITEPVRVYAVAVGERHSVPDALELVPDESANAGVRLEQPFEAPTWVENALVYEIFTRRFPDQDEPTFQTIADRLDHLESLGVDVLWLTPFLEAESGFGTPMDRGGPHGYNTRDYFSPDSDLGSLEDLEALVEACHDREIRVVFDLVINHTSETHPFYEAAVDSSHPDHERYRDWYRWEDTDEREPDTYFGWDGIPNLDHSNPAVREYLLEVIDFWAPKVDGFRTDVAWGVPLGFWTEVHDRLTSADTDFFLLDETLPSDVDMGGGRFHMHHDDVLHDTLEAIGEWAGAADAAGTTDAGDADAGQTEIKAEAGATDEEDAVADEFTDSAAGIDTASADAILEAVAERDRRGGHPDSLWLQYVENHDTDRYLTQYGRDAQKAAAAATFTLPGVPMVYYGQETGLETRREPMNWGAFDDDLHTYYEQLSDLRRTHSALQTDATLERIEYDTETDAAVAYAREDKNGTRVIVVLHFGEGEATVRFDEAVAETDLVTGSTVTRADTAASEGLSTGVTVDTVAVLEVTDADA
- a CDS encoding glycoside hydrolase family 15 protein codes for the protein MTLHSALNDAKRTRADDTGRQFPGERRSTTGLFSGLDDRLVHVTPDGSSSDYSYSLCGLVGLERSRFGLVDDGDVQWFEDGTQRYVGASAVVETVHDLEDVTITQYDLTVGTVHLTHFELTDGGETLSEPTIRACLAFAPEGRVGQTGQLRHDDAIEIYHDRERNYVAASSDLEISGQVPADFETLLEPEPVEFPRNDDGDGRYEETRLSPIVLADADLAGSTPSTTIATLLTDSRARTGDRLEALERIRAAVSQYATSESLLEAGRVQAREHTPDLTALEDDNDIDGALADLRVLSLLRASNGARIAGPEFDPFFRYSGGYGYTWFRDDAEIASFLLEADQRVDLGLEQWHRQSAQFYAETQLPDGTWPHRVWPRSGDIAPGWANGRLETGTDDADYQADQTASVATYLAQYLQSVDSNSAAVENALLGALEGLDDTLEQDGLPERVQNAWENMTGLFTHTVATYLEAYATIAQAPIDPEKRQHAAERAQTVYRALDLLWTPDRGCYALRLADGELDDRLDGSTFALASAHAAYAALPETTLSAERIDRLVSHFETTLEGLYRDPSGPIEGIARFEDDPWRVQDQDDPKVWTVTTAWGAHAAAELSELLDAHTHDAASTFDQRARDLLALVDPNGTLRSDGNYLPEQFFDDGTPDSATPLGWPHALRLVTAVTLEEPSQSQTEPPLTR